From the genome of Phytohabitans rumicis, one region includes:
- a CDS encoding SEFIR domain-containing protein has protein sequence MFISYAQDDQEHVERVRDFYAFLRSNGIDARLDLPAAEAPQDWAIWMLRQIRQAEFVLIIASPAYRRRAEGDARPNEGRGVQFEARIIRDEVYADQQAALNRFLPVVLPGSSTNDIPVWLGRLSTTHYAVSEYTQEGAETLLRFLTGQPYEVAPPLGMVPRLPPRRGPALPAGPHGGNLDALVRGLADRTWARNEAVIQAQVRQLLASGGLDLDEDDLGVDVENQAEARHRIEIPIAFAVVEVRGDLNRPGVREAAVRSLGHYIAAHSSAIGYRYTAVLTDGAEWYLYRLADEGLGSVDEHILVAANPDADRLLEWLEAWLATNRHIKPTPQQIVAKLGVNSPAHALDFADLHDLYNQYKHMPSVEIKRRLWARLLTTALGTNFTDEDTLFINHTLLVVMAEIIGHAVVGIPPDAPDTSAAAIMSGEGFAVSEVWGVVERDFFDWVVEVPGGEQFIKSLARRLTRFAWNDVAHDVMKVLYESIISPETRHRLGEYYTPDWLAEEIVAERIDDPLAQRVLDASCGSGTFLFHAARRYLSAAQRSGVSNADAITGLVRHVIGIDVHPVAVTLARVTYLLAIGIDRIRDEGRPSFAVPVYLGDSLRWAEESTLMSYPGLSVDTSDDREIFTDQLESSEEQLLFPDRLVDDATRFDQLVTEMADRATTRRRNSRPPSLQATFERFGVDDEDQPVLTKTFKKMCQLHDQNRDHIWAYYVRNLARPLWLSRPRNRVHVLVGNPPWLAYRYMTRRQQASFRAMSSQRGLWAGATLATNQDLSVLFVTRCIELYLRTDGHFGYVMPLATLSRHQYAGFRTGKYLAGAEFVEVAFDRPWDLHKVKPSFFPVPASVVFGRRPSSGIGAVPLTQVPEVWTGRFPTAIASRAEAATHIARTIGELPPTPPPRGSPYAARFSQGATAVPRFLFLIESDEAPRLGAGSGKRAIRSRRSPNEKKPWKTLGPLRGIVETQFIRPLYVGNSILPFRCLAPVEAVIPWANGQLLSGRDEQLDRYRGLARWWRSAEGVWTSHRSSDRMELIDRLNFRRGLLDQIPSPGLRVVHNKSGMYLAAAILTDPTAIVDHELYWGPTESLDEARFLVAILNSTTLTLAVRPLQSRGEHNPRHFDKYVWQLPIPAYDPNDSAHRWLVALAVRAEQVASDIALPAARFEKLRRQVREALVDDGVAADIDAIVKTLLV, from the coding sequence TGAGGTGTATGCGGACCAGCAGGCGGCGCTGAACAGGTTCCTTCCCGTCGTGTTGCCCGGGAGCAGTACCAACGACATTCCCGTCTGGCTGGGGCGTCTTTCGACGACCCACTACGCCGTGTCGGAGTACACCCAGGAGGGCGCCGAAACTCTGCTCCGGTTCCTGACCGGACAGCCGTACGAGGTCGCGCCGCCGCTCGGGATGGTACCGAGGCTCCCACCGCGCCGCGGTCCGGCACTGCCGGCCGGCCCACATGGAGGAAACCTCGACGCCCTCGTGCGCGGGCTCGCTGACCGCACCTGGGCGCGCAACGAAGCGGTAATCCAAGCGCAGGTCAGACAACTTCTTGCGAGCGGCGGCCTTGACCTGGACGAAGACGATCTCGGGGTCGACGTGGAGAACCAGGCAGAGGCTCGACACCGGATTGAGATCCCGATCGCCTTCGCTGTCGTCGAGGTACGAGGAGACCTGAACCGTCCGGGGGTTCGGGAAGCGGCTGTGCGGAGCCTGGGCCACTACATCGCGGCTCACAGCAGTGCGATCGGCTATCGGTACACCGCGGTACTGACTGACGGTGCTGAGTGGTATCTCTACCGGCTCGCAGACGAGGGACTGGGCTCCGTCGATGAGCACATCCTCGTTGCGGCTAACCCGGACGCTGATCGCCTTCTCGAATGGCTGGAGGCATGGCTGGCTACCAACCGTCACATCAAGCCAACCCCCCAGCAGATCGTCGCGAAGCTCGGTGTAAACAGCCCCGCTCACGCGCTCGACTTCGCCGACCTCCACGACCTCTACAACCAGTACAAGCACATGCCAAGCGTCGAGATCAAGCGTCGCTTGTGGGCAAGGCTGCTAACGACCGCGCTGGGTACGAATTTCACCGACGAGGACACCTTGTTCATCAACCACACCTTGCTCGTGGTGATGGCGGAGATCATCGGCCACGCCGTCGTCGGCATACCGCCGGATGCCCCGGACACCAGCGCCGCCGCGATCATGTCAGGCGAAGGATTCGCCGTCTCCGAGGTTTGGGGTGTCGTCGAGCGCGACTTCTTCGACTGGGTCGTCGAGGTGCCCGGCGGTGAGCAGTTCATCAAGAGCCTTGCACGCCGGCTGACTCGGTTCGCCTGGAACGACGTGGCCCACGACGTTATGAAGGTGCTCTACGAATCCATCATCAGCCCTGAGACTCGGCATAGGCTCGGCGAGTACTACACACCAGACTGGCTGGCCGAGGAGATCGTCGCGGAGCGCATCGACGACCCGCTCGCCCAGCGTGTACTGGACGCCAGTTGCGGGAGCGGTACGTTCTTGTTCCACGCTGCACGACGATATTTGTCGGCTGCGCAACGATCTGGCGTGTCTAATGCGGACGCCATCACCGGACTGGTCCGGCATGTGATCGGTATTGACGTGCACCCAGTCGCCGTAACTCTCGCGCGAGTGACCTATCTGCTGGCCATCGGCATCGATCGCATCCGGGATGAGGGCCGCCCATCGTTCGCAGTCCCCGTTTACCTCGGTGACTCGCTCCGCTGGGCTGAAGAGTCGACATTGATGTCCTATCCGGGGTTGAGTGTTGACACCTCCGACGATCGCGAAATCTTCACGGACCAACTTGAGTCTTCCGAGGAACAGCTATTGTTCCCGGACCGACTCGTTGATGATGCGACACGGTTCGACCAACTGGTTACCGAGATGGCCGACCGGGCAACCACGCGCCGCCGGAATTCCAGACCGCCATCGCTGCAGGCGACATTCGAGAGGTTCGGCGTCGATGACGAGGACCAGCCCGTACTGACCAAGACCTTCAAGAAGATGTGCCAGCTGCACGACCAGAACCGAGACCACATCTGGGCCTACTACGTTCGCAATCTGGCCCGTCCCCTGTGGTTGTCACGACCGCGAAATAGGGTCCACGTCCTGGTCGGGAACCCGCCCTGGTTGGCCTATCGCTACATGACCAGGCGTCAGCAGGCTTCCTTCCGGGCTATGAGCTCACAACGCGGTCTGTGGGCCGGAGCCACCCTGGCGACAAACCAGGATCTGTCAGTGCTCTTCGTTACACGCTGCATAGAGCTGTACCTCCGAACCGACGGGCACTTCGGCTACGTCATGCCCCTGGCCACTTTGTCGCGTCACCAGTACGCCGGATTTCGCACAGGCAAATACCTTGCCGGAGCAGAATTTGTGGAGGTCGCGTTCGACCGCCCATGGGATCTGCACAAGGTCAAGCCGTCGTTCTTCCCGGTTCCCGCCAGCGTGGTCTTCGGTCGACGACCGTCTTCTGGTATCGGCGCCGTGCCCCTCACTCAGGTGCCGGAGGTTTGGACCGGAAGGTTCCCGACGGCCATCGCATCTCGCGCCGAGGCGGCCACGCACATCGCCAGGACGATCGGCGAGTTGCCACCAACGCCGCCTCCTAGAGGCTCGCCGTACGCGGCCCGCTTCTCGCAAGGCGCGACCGCGGTACCGAGATTTCTATTCCTCATCGAATCCGATGAGGCCCCTCGCCTAGGTGCGGGGTCTGGAAAACGGGCGATCCGTAGCCGGCGCAGCCCCAACGAAAAGAAGCCGTGGAAGACGCTCGGCCCACTACGCGGTATCGTCGAAACGCAATTCATACGGCCACTCTATGTTGGCAATTCGATTCTGCCATTCAGATGTCTCGCGCCGGTGGAGGCCGTGATTCCGTGGGCCAACGGTCAACTATTGAGCGGGCGAGACGAGCAGCTCGATCGTTATCGCGGACTCGCAAGGTGGTGGCGGTCAGCGGAAGGCGTATGGACCAGCCACCGATCTAGCGATCGAATGGAGCTAATAGATCGCCTGAACTTTCGCCGCGGCCTCTTGGATCAGATTCCGTCTCCCGGCCTTCGCGTCGTTCACAACAAGAGTGGAATGTACCTTGCGGCAGCAATACTAACTGATCCCACAGCAATAGTTGACCACGAGCTGTACTGGGGGCCCACGGAAAGCTTGGACGAAGCACGCTTCCTGGTCGCCATCCTCAACTCCACGACGCTCACGTTGGCCGTGCGTCCACTTCAGAGTCGAGGCGAGCACAACCCTAGGCACTTCGACAAGTACGTATGGCAGCTGCCAATTCCGGCGTATGACCCAAACGACTCAGCCCACCGTTGGCTGGTCGCTCTGGCAGTCCGTGCAGAGCAAGTGGCTAGCGATATCGCCCTTCCAGCAGCGCGTTTTGAGAAGCTACGACGGCAGGTCCGCGAGGCCCTTGTCGACGATGGAGTCGCCGCCGACATCGACGCCATCGTGAAGACCCTTCTGGTTTGA